Part of the Leptospira terpstrae serovar Hualin str. LT 11-33 = ATCC 700639 genome, TTTGCACCTGAATCCATTTGTCCGCCTTGGTAGTTTCCATACTGTGCATTTCGAAACCAAGCATAGGGATTTGGGCTCGATACTGATTTCCCTGTGGTAAAAGTATATTGGCCAGAAAGAGTAGGAGTTGTGCTTGTTGGTGTTGCAGAGTAACCAAGCAACAAATAAAAGTATCCGTTATCACCTGGTGCCCTCATTCCTTCGAGGCGAAAAAATCGACCTTGTCCTGCTGCTGGAGTACAAAGAGGCGAATAAGTACCGGAAACATAAGAACTATCAACTACAGTTTCACATCGTTTGGTGGCATCCGACAGTGCCTGAGAAATTGTGAGCAATCCCAATGTAGTATTGTTATCTTTATTATCTTCCTGTTCGCAGGAAATGAGTGTTATGCTAAGGCTAAATGCCAGAGCTACAACTGTGAATTTGTTGAGCTTGTTCATAGGCGCTCTCCTATTTAATTGATTCTGATTCTCAATTTCATAGAAGCCAGTTTCCCGTCAAGCTTTTTGAGAATTAGTCTCATTCTCTTTTGCAGTTGACAGTCCCGCCTTTTCTCCAATTCTAGCCCCATGATTCGATTCCACTTAACAAAAGAAATAGGGATTCTTTGTTTATCCCTTACCCTCCTCTCCTCTTCCGCATCAGCAGAGACAAAACATCGCATAATCTCCGTAAATGGGACAGTGACTGAAATTATCTATTCGCTAAAATTGGAAAACCAATTGATTGCTGTTGATTCCACTTCCTACTTTCCGAAACAAGCGTCTTCTCTTCCAAACGTTGGATACCAAAGGACTTTGGCTACCGAAGGTATTTTAACTTTTAAACCCACACTCATTCTTGGTTTGGAATCCGCAGGTCCTCCCGCGACTATCCAAAACTTAAAAGATGCAGGCATTCTTCTCCGTTTATTTCCAGAAGAATTCAAATTAGAAACCCCAGCCAATCGCGTGTTAGAGATAGGTAAACTATTAGGAAAAGAAAAACAAGCAACGGTTTTAGCAAAATCAATCAACGAACAGATACAAAATCTAAAAATAAACAAATCCAATCTTAAAGTTCTCTTTATCTATTCAAGAAATCCTAGTTCCGTATTTATTTCCGGAACAGGAACTGCTGCGCATGCCATGATTGAACTCTCTGGCGCAAAAAATGCAGTAAACGAATTTTCAGAATACAAACCTCTGACAAGTGAAGCACTCATAAAGGCAAACCCGGACATCATCCTCATGCCAGAAAAATCAGCCCTTGGTTTTGGTGGTGAAAAAGCCATTTGGGAAATCAATGGAATGGAGTTCACAAGAGCTGGAAAAGAAAAAAACTTAATCCTTGTTGATGACCTTTTGCTTTTAGGATTTGGTCCAAGGTTACCGCTTGTTTTAAAAACTCTAAATGATCAATGGAAACTCATCGAATGAAGAAAAAAATTATCTTCATTATTTTTTGCGCACTCTTTTCCATTGTCTCCGCAGTAACATCTTCACTACTCGGAGCGATGAATATACATCTTACGGATTTATTTCAGAGTGATAGCATAGAATCTCGAGTATTTTTTGAACTAAGAGTTCCGAGAATTCTTCTTGGTCTTATGGTAGGAGGGTCGTTGGCATGGTCTGGTGCTTTAGCACAAGGCCTCTTTCGAAATCCGATTGTTGATCCAGGTCTAATTGGTATCACTGCAGGTTGTTCTCTATTTGCAGCAATTGCCATTGTCCTAGGTACATCCATTCCCTTTTTGCATTCTATCTGGAGTGTTGTTTTATTCTCATTTTTTGGAGGAATTTTATCCTCGTTTATCATTTTCATTTTTTCAAAATCAAAAGGAAGGACCGATATCTTCACTCTATTACTCTCAGGAATAGCGGTAAACGCCATTTGTATATCTGCTATTGGAATTCTGAGTTATATTGCAAACGAAGCACAACTCCGAAATCTTTCTCTTTGGAATATGGGAAGTTTGGGTGGTGCCTCTTGGTCTAATATAAAATCTTTTTCATGTTTTTTTATTTTTCCAATCTTAGTCAGCCCATTGATTTCCAAACAATTAAATGTATTTATCCTAGGAGAACTTGAAGCAAGCCATCTTGGAATATCGACAGAACTCTTAAAAACCATCATCATACTTCTTATCGGAATCAGTGTGGGTGCTTGCATTTCACTAGTAGGAAATATCGGGTTTGTCGGTCTCGCAGTTCCACATATTGTTCGTTTGGTGATCGGACAGGACTATAGATTCCTACTTATTTCCACTTACCTATTAGGAGGAGG contains:
- a CDS encoding FecCD family ABC transporter permease, which codes for MKKKIIFIIFCALFSIVSAVTSSLLGAMNIHLTDLFQSDSIESRVFFELRVPRILLGLMVGGSLAWSGALAQGLFRNPIVDPGLIGITAGCSLFAAIAIVLGTSIPFLHSIWSVVLFSFFGGILSSFIIFIFSKSKGRTDIFTLLLSGIAVNAICISAIGILSYIANEAQLRNLSLWNMGSLGGASWSNIKSFSCFFIFPILVSPLISKQLNVFILGELEASHLGISTELLKTIIILLIGISVGACISLVGNIGFVGLAVPHIVRLVIGQDYRFLLISTYLLGGGLLCFADGICRVIIAPSEIPVGIATALLGSPFFLSLIRKRINHV
- a CDS encoding heme/hemin ABC transporter substrate-binding protein — encoded protein: MIRFHLTKEIGILCLSLTLLSSSASAETKHRIISVNGTVTEIIYSLKLENQLIAVDSTSYFPKQASSLPNVGYQRTLATEGILTFKPTLILGLESAGPPATIQNLKDAGILLRLFPEEFKLETPANRVLEIGKLLGKEKQATVLAKSINEQIQNLKINKSNLKVLFIYSRNPSSVFISGTGTAAHAMIELSGAKNAVNEFSEYKPLTSEALIKANPDIILMPEKSALGFGGEKAIWEINGMEFTRAGKEKNLILVDDLLLLGFGPRLPLVLKTLNDQWKLIE